One Fuerstiella marisgermanici DNA window includes the following coding sequences:
- a CDS encoding B12-binding domain-containing radical SAM protein — protein sequence MTQLNTPYPSTAYLTGFLRSRGFDAVQEDLALALVLKLFSSDGLRLMLQQIEADSSDDQSESVDHFCNESEQYVATIDCVIAFLQGRDSTLAHRINSRTFLPEGPRFDSVEQHIAGDDDDSDDPLGWAFGALGIQDRARHLATLYLSDLADVVKAAIDPQFEFVRYAESLAASQPTFDPLADALAAPMTLVDTTLKELTLAAIERHRPDMVLVSVPFPGSVYAAFRIGQCIKSAYPKVAVLLGGGFVNTELRELSDPRVFDYFDYVTLDDGERPLLALFEYLSGKRSRDKLVRTFLRTESTVDASGTVLYVNHVEPDIPFAEVGTPTWDGLPIDQYLSTLDMLNPMHRLWSDGRWNKLTIAHGCYWKKCSFCDVTLDYIGRYDDVAASTLVDRIEAIVQETGQTGFHFVDEAAPPKALKAMAEELLRRNVPISWWGNIRFEKSFTPDLCDLLSESGCIAISGGLEVASDRLLKLMKKGVSVAQVARVTKAFSDAGVLVHAYLMYGFPTQTVQDTVDALEYVRQLFEEDCIQSGFFHRFTCTVHSPVGKNPDEYGVKLVPLPPVSFAKNDVDFTDPTGVDHDSLGVALNKALYNFMHGVCLEDDVRSWFDTKVPRSTVPPDFIAEALDS from the coding sequence ATGACGCAGTTAAACACGCCCTATCCGTCGACCGCTTACCTCACGGGGTTCCTGCGGTCGCGCGGATTTGATGCGGTGCAGGAAGACCTTGCGTTGGCGCTGGTGTTGAAATTGTTTTCGTCCGACGGACTACGGCTGATGCTTCAGCAGATTGAAGCTGACTCCAGCGACGACCAGTCCGAAAGCGTAGACCACTTCTGCAACGAATCCGAACAATATGTGGCCACAATCGATTGCGTAATCGCGTTTCTGCAGGGACGCGATTCGACACTTGCCCATCGGATCAATAGTCGAACCTTTCTGCCGGAAGGACCTCGCTTCGATTCGGTGGAGCAACACATTGCCGGCGATGACGACGACAGCGATGACCCGCTGGGCTGGGCGTTCGGAGCGCTGGGGATTCAGGACCGAGCTCGCCATCTGGCAACGCTCTACCTGAGTGACCTCGCCGACGTTGTGAAGGCTGCGATTGATCCTCAGTTCGAATTCGTCCGGTATGCCGAATCGCTGGCCGCCAGCCAGCCGACGTTTGATCCGCTGGCGGACGCGCTCGCCGCGCCGATGACGTTGGTAGACACAACGCTAAAGGAACTGACGTTGGCGGCGATCGAACGTCATCGACCTGACATGGTTCTTGTGTCGGTACCGTTTCCCGGAAGCGTGTACGCCGCTTTTCGTATCGGCCAGTGCATTAAGTCGGCTTACCCGAAAGTAGCCGTTCTTCTGGGCGGTGGATTTGTGAACACCGAATTGCGTGAGCTATCAGACCCGCGCGTGTTCGACTACTTTGACTATGTCACGCTGGACGACGGCGAACGTCCCCTGTTGGCGCTGTTTGAATATCTGAGCGGCAAACGGTCGCGCGACAAACTCGTGCGGACATTTCTGCGCACCGAATCAACGGTTGATGCTTCAGGCACAGTGCTGTACGTCAATCATGTTGAGCCGGATATCCCCTTCGCGGAGGTCGGGACGCCGACGTGGGACGGCCTGCCGATCGATCAGTATCTGTCGACGCTGGATATGCTGAATCCCATGCATCGGCTTTGGTCAGACGGTCGTTGGAATAAGCTAACGATCGCTCACGGCTGCTATTGGAAGAAGTGCAGCTTTTGCGACGTTACGCTCGACTACATCGGCCGTTACGACGACGTTGCCGCTTCCACTTTGGTGGATCGCATCGAAGCGATTGTGCAGGAGACCGGACAGACAGGGTTTCATTTCGTCGACGAAGCCGCGCCGCCGAAGGCTCTGAAGGCGATGGCGGAAGAATTGTTGCGGCGCAACGTGCCGATTTCGTGGTGGGGAAATATTCGATTCGAAAAGTCCTTCACGCCCGACCTTTGTGACCTGCTTTCCGAAAGCGGGTGCATTGCGATTTCTGGTGGGTTGGAAGTCGCGTCGGACAGACTGCTGAAACTGATGAAGAAAGGCGTCTCGGTCGCTCAGGTTGCCCGAGTCACCAAGGCGTTCAGTGACGCGGGCGTCCTGGTGCATGCGTATCTGATGTACGGGTTCCCGACGCAAACCGTGCAGGACACGGTCGACGCATTGGAATACGTGCGTCAATTGTTTGAAGAAGACTGTATTCAGTCTGGTTTCTTTCATCGATTCACATGCACCGTGCATTCGCCGGTCGGGAAGAATCCCGACGAATATGGCGTGAAGCTGGTGCCACTGCCTCCGGTTTCCTTCGCAAAGAACGACGTCGACTTCACCGATCCCACCGGCGTCGACCACGACTCACTTGGTGTCGCTTTGAACAAGGCGTTGTACAACTTCATGCATGGCGTGTGCCTGGAAGACGACGTGCGCAGTTGGTTTGACACCAAAGTGCCACGGTCGACAGTGCCGCCAGACTTCATTGCTGAGGCCCTCGATTCGTGA
- a CDS encoding antitoxin Xre/MbcA/ParS toxin-binding domain-containing protein, protein MQLQIEIPDRTLARRKDGSPEPFMPGQSEQLIRLVRAMDRATEVLEDPDKARAWMMQTNVALNGERPPGLLGTSVGFEVARDVRHHVDYAGNG, encoded by the coding sequence GTGCAGTTGCAGATCGAAATTCCCGATCGAACTCTGGCCCGGCGAAAAGATGGTTCACCTGAACCATTCATGCCGGGGCAGTCAGAGCAACTTATCAGGCTGGTGCGAGCTATGGATCGGGCGACTGAAGTGCTCGAAGATCCGGACAAGGCGCGCGCATGGATGATGCAGACCAATGTTGCATTGAACGGCGAACGCCCGCCTGGCCTGCTGGGCACCAGCGTCGGTTTCGAAGTGGCCCGCGACGTGCGGCATCACGTCGATTACGCGGGCAACGGCTAA
- a CDS encoding REP-associated tyrosine transposase, whose translation MADYRRWLVPGGTFFFTVVTYARRPILITDDGRRFLRNAIRSVQARHPFSLIATVLLPDHWHLVMQLPPRDDRYSLRMKQIKAEFSEQWLKAGHSEAPVTAFQRKRGERGIWQTRFWEHSVRDEMDLERCADYIHWNPRKHRLVDRVRDWRWSSFHRFVALGHYNIDWGGAAQKDTEDFDWGEPE comes from the coding sequence ATGGCTGACTATAGGAGATGGCTCGTTCCGGGTGGGACGTTCTTTTTCACCGTTGTTACGTACGCTCGGCGACCTATTTTGATCACTGACGACGGGCGACGGTTTCTGAGAAACGCGATTCGTTCAGTGCAGGCACGGCATCCGTTTTCGCTCATCGCGACTGTCCTGCTGCCGGATCACTGGCACTTGGTAATGCAGTTGCCGCCGAGAGATGATCGGTATTCGCTCCGAATGAAACAGATCAAAGCTGAATTTAGCGAGCAGTGGCTCAAGGCGGGACATTCGGAGGCACCTGTGACGGCTTTTCAACGCAAGCGTGGCGAGCGGGGAATCTGGCAAACGAGATTCTGGGAGCACAGCGTGCGAGACGAAATGGATCTCGAGCGGTGTGCCGACTATATCCATTGGAATCCGCGAAAGCACCGCCTCGTTGACCGAGTTCGCGACTGGAGATGGTCTTCCTTTCACCGGTTTGTCGCATTGGGACACTACAACATCGATTGGGGTGGTGCGGCTCAAAAGGACACAGAAGATTTTGACTGGGGCGAACCTGAGTAG
- a CDS encoding sialidase family protein — translation MLTSVRYVPALFALCCSAIAADRPYSIPYIDLNDQAYRQVVIDHEHGQYLGHPTTVLLEDGQTMLCVYPKGHGRGGIVYKRSADGGLTWSDRLPTPESWATSKEVPTLHRVIGPDGTKRIIMFSGLYPCRMAVTEDDGATWSELKPVGDWGGIVTMGCVTDLKTGPGHYMAFFHDDGRFFTEKGMKTSPAVFTLYKTRSTDGGLTWSFPETIDKSSTHHICEPGIVRSPDGKQLAVLLRENSRRNDSQIIFSNDEGKTWTKHRDMPASLNGDRHTGKYLPDGRLFISFRSLQPKGLDKPEHEGDWVAWVGTYQDLVDGKEGQYVVRLKDNKKGADCAYPGVEVLPDGTIVTTTYGHWSAGQMPYILSVRLKLEELDQLAKAAGK, via the coding sequence ATGCTTACTTCTGTTCGCTACGTCCCGGCCTTGTTCGCTTTGTGCTGTTCGGCGATCGCTGCCGACCGGCCGTATTCTATTCCCTACATCGATCTGAATGACCAGGCCTACCGGCAGGTTGTGATTGATCATGAGCACGGTCAGTATCTGGGGCATCCGACGACCGTGCTGTTGGAAGACGGCCAGACGATGCTGTGCGTGTATCCGAAGGGGCACGGTCGCGGGGGCATTGTTTACAAGCGTTCGGCCGACGGCGGATTAACGTGGAGTGACCGTCTGCCCACGCCGGAAAGCTGGGCGACCTCAAAGGAGGTGCCGACGCTGCATCGCGTGATCGGGCCGGACGGCACCAAACGTATCATCATGTTTTCCGGCCTGTACCCGTGTCGCATGGCGGTGACGGAAGATGACGGCGCGACGTGGTCCGAATTGAAACCGGTCGGCGATTGGGGCGGTATCGTTACGATGGGCTGCGTGACCGATCTGAAGACCGGCCCCGGCCACTACATGGCGTTTTTCCACGACGATGGCCGCTTCTTCACGGAAAAGGGGATGAAGACGTCACCAGCGGTATTTACGTTGTACAAAACTCGTTCCACAGACGGCGGGCTGACGTGGAGTTTTCCTGAGACCATCGACAAGTCGTCAACTCACCACATCTGCGAACCTGGCATCGTGCGGTCGCCGGACGGCAAACAACTGGCGGTGCTGCTGCGAGAAAACAGTCGTCGTAATGATTCCCAGATCATCTTTAGCAACGATGAAGGAAAGACTTGGACCAAACACCGCGACATGCCCGCGTCATTGAATGGCGATCGACACACGGGGAAGTATCTTCCCGACGGACGACTGTTCATCTCGTTCCGCAGCCTTCAGCCAAAGGGGCTGGACAAGCCCGAGCACGAAGGTGACTGGGTCGCGTGGGTGGGCACCTATCAGGATTTGGTGGATGGCAAAGAAGGGCAGTACGTCGTGCGGCTGAAGGACAACAAAAAGGGGGCCGACTGTGCGTACCCGGGCGTCGAAGTGCTGCCGGACGGAACGATCGTCACCACGACCTACGGTCACTGGTCGGCCGGGCAGATGCCGTACATTCTGAGCGTTCGGCTAAAGCTGGAAGAGCTCGATCAGCTGGCAAAGGCAGCGGGGAAGTGA
- a CDS encoding NAD(P)/FAD-dependent oxidoreductase — MSTAGRIQDDQIHDVIIIGAGAAGLMAAGSAASRGKRVLLLEKNRKLGVKILMSGGTRCNITHNCDAKGIANAFGRQGKFLRSPLAALSPAEVIEKIEGQGVATKVESTGKIFPVSNKAIDVRDALVRLATEAGATILTEQPVVAANAIPAVSSSNGQPGTTEHSTSLFRVQTETHSFVASKLLITTGGRSYPGCGTTGDGYAWAEQFGHSIAPTIPALAPVVCHLDWVHGLKGITIEDVGLSIMPVAVEGSKSKRKPLDNGRGPLLFTHFGFSGPTVMNLSRIISRAAAGEPSELTNIVLRCDFLPSTSLEDLTAQFRQQSQSGGRQAASSLLLSFFPRRLAEALLEQASIEPTQRLAELSKQHTQRLVDAVKRTDFPIHGTLGYGKAEVTAGGVRLNEVDSRDMQSKRQPGLYLAGEVLDLDGPIGGFNFQAAFSTGWLAGQHV, encoded by the coding sequence GTGAGCACTGCGGGCAGGATTCAGGATGATCAGATTCACGACGTGATCATCATCGGTGCCGGTGCGGCGGGCTTGATGGCCGCTGGCAGCGCTGCGTCGCGAGGCAAGCGGGTGCTGTTGCTAGAGAAGAATCGCAAGCTGGGTGTAAAAATTCTGATGTCCGGCGGAACTCGCTGTAACATCACTCACAACTGTGATGCCAAAGGTATCGCGAACGCCTTTGGGCGTCAGGGAAAGTTTCTGCGGTCGCCTTTGGCTGCTCTGTCGCCCGCTGAAGTGATTGAGAAGATTGAAGGGCAGGGCGTCGCAACCAAAGTGGAATCGACGGGCAAGATCTTCCCGGTTTCAAACAAAGCCATCGACGTGCGAGACGCTTTGGTGAGACTGGCCACGGAAGCTGGGGCCACCATTCTGACGGAACAGCCGGTCGTTGCAGCAAACGCTATCCCCGCCGTTTCTTCATCGAACGGTCAGCCGGGTACAACGGAGCATTCAACGAGCTTGTTCCGGGTGCAAACCGAGACTCATTCATTCGTCGCTTCAAAACTGTTGATCACCACGGGAGGCCGATCCTACCCCGGCTGCGGCACGACCGGTGACGGCTATGCATGGGCCGAACAGTTTGGTCATTCGATCGCTCCCACCATTCCCGCGCTGGCGCCGGTGGTGTGTCATCTTGACTGGGTGCATGGATTGAAGGGCATCACGATTGAAGACGTGGGGCTCTCGATCATGCCGGTGGCCGTGGAAGGCAGCAAAAGTAAACGGAAGCCGCTGGACAACGGCCGAGGCCCCTTGTTGTTCACTCACTTCGGCTTTTCCGGCCCGACGGTGATGAATCTCAGCCGCATCATCAGCCGCGCGGCCGCTGGCGAACCTTCTGAATTAACCAACATCGTTCTGCGCTGCGACTTTCTGCCGTCGACTTCATTGGAAGACCTGACCGCTCAGTTTCGCCAGCAGTCACAGTCCGGCGGTCGTCAGGCTGCGAGTTCCCTGTTGCTGTCGTTCTTTCCTCGACGGTTGGCGGAAGCGTTGCTCGAACAGGCGAGCATTGAACCGACGCAGCGACTGGCTGAACTTTCGAAACAGCACACGCAGCGTTTAGTGGATGCCGTCAAACGCACTGACTTTCCGATCCACGGTACGTTGGGCTACGGCAAGGCGGAGGTCACAGCAGGCGGTGTTCGACTCAACGAAGTAGATAGCCGTGACATGCAAAGCAAACGGCAGCCAGGCCTGTACCTCGCCGGAGAAGTCCTCGACCTCGACGGCCCCATCGGCGGCTTCAACTTCCAGGCAGCCTTCAGCACCGGCTGGCTGGCGGGGCAGCATGTGTAG
- a CDS encoding FG-GAP repeat domain-containing protein produces MRHTLWSLLLAVVPSIGTAADSVPEFQWRAVEIDKISIGYGVQLTDVDGDGKTDIVLADQKTFQWYENPSWTKHIIAKDLTVRDNVCITARDIDGDGKCEIAVGGQWNYRESNKDGAVFYLIPPDDRTQPWTAKQLHNDPSTHRMHWVKGPGDDFRLIVKPLRGRGSVDGDGPGLRVLEYIMPKNPQDEWTFAVVCDFLHLSHNFHPVNWDDDPEEELIIAAKEGVWHFDRQSDKPGDWKATQLTEQFAGEIRDGKLPGGKRFIATVEPKHGSVCAVYVEPETPGELWPALKVLDNELKDGHALAVADFLNVGSDQIVVGWRAMNDPGVPGIKMFTPLDKDGTQWRDTRISADEVAVEDLKAADLNGDGKVDIAAAARQTKNLTVFFNEAK; encoded by the coding sequence ATGAGACACACACTTTGGAGCCTGCTGCTCGCCGTCGTTCCGTCCATTGGCACCGCCGCCGACTCGGTCCCGGAATTCCAATGGCGGGCGGTGGAAATCGACAAGATCAGCATCGGCTACGGCGTGCAACTGACCGATGTCGATGGCGACGGCAAAACGGACATCGTGCTGGCAGACCAAAAGACGTTTCAGTGGTATGAAAACCCATCGTGGACCAAACACATCATCGCCAAAGACCTGACCGTTCGAGACAACGTCTGTATCACGGCACGAGACATCGACGGAGACGGAAAGTGCGAAATCGCAGTCGGTGGGCAATGGAATTATCGTGAGAGCAACAAAGATGGAGCCGTCTTCTATCTGATTCCGCCGGACGACCGGACTCAGCCGTGGACTGCGAAGCAACTTCACAATGATCCGAGCACTCATCGCATGCACTGGGTCAAAGGCCCGGGCGACGACTTCCGGTTGATCGTAAAGCCGTTGCGTGGTCGAGGCAGCGTCGACGGTGATGGGCCGGGACTAAGAGTGTTGGAATACATCATGCCGAAAAATCCTCAGGACGAATGGACGTTCGCCGTGGTCTGCGACTTCCTGCATCTGTCACATAACTTTCATCCGGTCAACTGGGACGATGATCCGGAAGAAGAACTGATCATCGCAGCAAAGGAAGGCGTGTGGCACTTCGATCGTCAGTCAGACAAGCCGGGCGACTGGAAGGCCACGCAGCTCACCGAACAGTTTGCCGGAGAAATCCGCGACGGCAAACTGCCCGGCGGCAAACGCTTCATCGCCACCGTCGAACCCAAACATGGCTCGGTTTGTGCCGTCTACGTGGAACCCGAAACGCCAGGCGAACTTTGGCCCGCCTTAAAGGTGCTGGACAACGAACTAAAAGACGGGCACGCGCTGGCGGTGGCAGATTTTCTGAACGTCGGTTCGGATCAAATTGTGGTCGGTTGGCGAGCCATGAACGATCCCGGCGTACCGGGAATCAAGATGTTCACACCGCTGGACAAAGACGGCACTCAGTGGCGCGACACACGGATTTCTGCTGACGAAGTGGCCGTGGAAGACCTTAAAGCAGCCGACCTGAACGGCGACGGCAAAGTAGACATCGCCGCGGCGGCTCGACAAACAAAGAACCTGACCGTGTTCTTTAATGAGGCCAAATGA
- a CDS encoding TIGR04255 family protein — protein MTRFTSSQHSFKNPPVYETALSVQFDELPGFSAVHFGEFHEIVRKEFPVAKDAARLQEVHEYFPFRASRIVLREQPVQPNRVMYCDAVDPQRLLQLQPDRIGYNWRRSDSGKPYPRFDDYADRFVSFVEQFKQFCSDRQLGEVTPNLVEVTYVNRIECHAKETPSGCLNRVFGLSETPNDTFLPAPEQTSLRRMFSFHDLSGRLYTEVDTQADHVLQRLIARINVTRGEDFTGPLQLAHDWVTDAFVALSDVEARESDWQQEVTL, from the coding sequence ATGACTCGCTTCACCTCATCACAACACTCCTTCAAGAATCCACCGGTCTACGAAACTGCACTGTCAGTTCAATTCGATGAACTGCCGGGTTTTTCTGCGGTTCATTTTGGCGAGTTTCACGAGATTGTTCGAAAAGAGTTTCCTGTTGCGAAGGATGCGGCAAGGTTGCAGGAAGTCCACGAGTACTTCCCGTTTCGAGCGAGCCGGATCGTTCTTCGAGAGCAGCCGGTTCAGCCCAATCGGGTCATGTATTGCGATGCTGTTGACCCACAACGACTACTCCAGCTGCAACCTGATCGAATCGGATACAATTGGCGGCGAAGTGATTCGGGAAAACCATACCCACGGTTCGATGACTATGCAGACCGTTTCGTTTCGTTTGTTGAGCAATTCAAGCAGTTTTGTTCAGACCGGCAACTGGGTGAAGTGACGCCGAACCTCGTCGAGGTTACGTACGTCAACCGAATTGAATGTCATGCCAAGGAAACTCCCTCAGGATGCCTGAATCGAGTCTTTGGCTTGTCTGAGACACCCAACGACACGTTTTTGCCTGCCCCCGAGCAGACCTCACTTCGCCGAATGTTCTCGTTTCATGACTTGAGCGGAAGACTGTATACTGAGGTTGACACGCAGGCCGATCATGTCCTACAGCGACTTATCGCTCGGATTAATGTAACACGTGGCGAAGATTTCACCGGGCCGTTGCAATTGGCACATGACTGGGTCACTGACGCGTTCGTAGCATTGTCGGACGTCGAAGCTCGTGAATCGGATTGGCAACAGGAGGTAACGCTATGA
- a CDS encoding pyruvate carboxylase yields MTKINKLLVANRSEIAIRVFRSATELGIRTVAIYSHEDRYALHRFKADEAYKIGKQGEPIRAYLDIDAIVQLAVDVGADAIHPGYGFLSERSEFAKACVAAGVKFVGPSVEALEGLGDKTSARAIAIKAQVPILGGTEGAVDDLKEAQAAAEKVGFPVMIKASHGGGGRGMRVVKTADEFPQQFESARNEAKTAFGSADVFIEKFIARAKHIEVQLLGDEHGNLVHLFERDCSVQRRHQKVIEIAPAPGLDATLRQDILDAAIKIGKEANYSCAGTVEFLVDADEQKFYFIEVNPRIQVEHTVTEEVTGIDVVKSQILVAQGLKLSDPDIDIPSQDSVHVNGFALQCRVTTEDPANNFMPDYGRVAHYRSASGMGVRLDAGSAFSGAVVNPFYDSLLTKVTTSNRTFVGAISIMERALREFRIRGVKTNIPFLLKTLDHPTFSGGDCTTRFIDETPELFKFAARKNRAIKVLTYLSETMVNGNELVKDRPVSLRREPAPTPAVDHHNPIPKGSRDKFKELGAEKFAKWVREQDRLFITDTTFRDAHQSLLATRVRTYDLLQISDAYARNCSGLFSLEMWGGATFDSSMRFLKECPWQRLADMRERIPNILTQMLLRASSALGYTNYADNVVAACVKEAADCGMDLFRVFDALNFVPNMKVAMESVIESGMLCEASICYSGDLTNPHRTKYDMNYYVGLAKELEKMGAHILAIKDMAGLCKPAAASALVKTLREEVGIPVHFHTHDTAGIQAASILEGSKVGLDIADAAMAPMSGGTSQPNLNTVVEMLRHGDRDTELNSDALDEVAEYWRATREFYTPFESQVLPATADLYHHEMPGGQYTNLFQQARALGLADRWAEVCRVYAGVNQLFGDIVKVTPTSKAVGDMALFMVANEMSNEDVLNPDRDVAFPASVIDLISGGMGQPPGGFPEAVKKRVLLGKDEFKGRPGETLPPADFDAARAKVKEILHREPLEREVVSWLLYERVFEDFAAHQAQFGDVGILPTPNFFYGLEPGEEIAIDIEEGKTLIIRFLTIGTPHADGTRTVFFELNGQPREVTVVDHSLETDIVKAAKADPANRNHVGSTMPGMVVAVAVQAGDNVKKGQKLMTLEAMKMETMINAEKDGKVAEVHVKSGSQVETGDLLVVIE; encoded by the coding sequence ATGACCAAAATCAACAAGCTGCTTGTTGCCAACCGATCTGAAATTGCCATTCGAGTCTTCCGCAGTGCCACAGAGCTGGGCATTCGCACCGTAGCGATTTATTCGCACGAAGACCGCTATGCGTTGCATCGCTTTAAGGCGGACGAGGCCTACAAGATCGGCAAACAGGGCGAACCGATTCGAGCCTATTTGGACATCGACGCCATTGTACAGCTTGCCGTTGACGTCGGTGCCGACGCAATCCATCCCGGCTACGGCTTTCTTTCTGAACGATCAGAATTTGCCAAAGCCTGTGTGGCGGCCGGGGTGAAGTTTGTGGGGCCGTCTGTCGAGGCTCTGGAAGGCCTGGGCGATAAGACGTCGGCTCGCGCGATTGCGATCAAAGCTCAGGTGCCGATTCTGGGCGGGACTGAAGGAGCCGTCGACGATCTGAAGGAAGCGCAGGCGGCGGCTGAGAAAGTCGGCTTTCCCGTCATGATTAAAGCGTCTCACGGCGGCGGCGGGCGCGGGATGCGTGTCGTCAAAACAGCGGACGAGTTTCCTCAGCAATTTGAGAGTGCTCGCAACGAAGCCAAAACGGCGTTCGGTTCGGCCGACGTCTTCATTGAAAAGTTCATTGCGCGAGCCAAGCACATCGAAGTGCAGTTACTCGGCGACGAACACGGCAACCTTGTGCATCTGTTCGAACGCGACTGTTCGGTTCAGCGGCGTCACCAGAAGGTGATCGAAATCGCGCCGGCACCGGGGCTGGATGCAACTCTGCGGCAGGACATTCTGGACGCTGCGATTAAGATCGGTAAAGAAGCCAACTACAGCTGCGCGGGCACGGTCGAATTTTTGGTCGACGCTGATGAACAGAAATTCTACTTCATCGAAGTGAATCCACGAATTCAGGTCGAGCACACCGTTACGGAAGAAGTCACTGGGATCGATGTCGTTAAGTCACAGATTCTGGTGGCTCAGGGGTTGAAGCTGTCGGATCCGGACATCGACATTCCGTCGCAGGATTCCGTTCACGTCAACGGCTTCGCGTTGCAGTGCCGCGTGACCACCGAAGACCCGGCGAACAACTTCATGCCCGACTACGGCCGGGTGGCTCATTACCGTTCGGCCAGCGGCATGGGCGTGCGGCTGGACGCTGGCAGCGCGTTTTCGGGGGCGGTTGTGAACCCGTTCTACGATTCCCTGCTGACAAAAGTGACGACGTCGAACCGTACCTTCGTCGGCGCGATCAGCATCATGGAACGAGCGTTGCGCGAGTTCCGAATTCGAGGCGTTAAGACGAACATCCCCTTCCTGCTGAAGACGTTGGATCACCCCACGTTCTCGGGCGGCGATTGCACGACTCGCTTTATTGACGAAACGCCCGAACTGTTCAAGTTTGCGGCCCGCAAGAACCGAGCGATTAAGGTGCTGACGTACCTGTCGGAAACGATGGTGAACGGAAACGAACTGGTGAAGGACCGTCCGGTGTCGCTGCGACGCGAACCCGCACCAACGCCCGCCGTCGATCATCACAACCCGATTCCCAAGGGTTCGCGAGACAAGTTTAAAGAACTGGGGGCTGAGAAATTTGCGAAGTGGGTTCGTGAGCAGGATCGACTGTTCATCACGGACACCACCTTTCGCGACGCTCATCAGTCGTTGCTGGCGACTCGTGTCAGAACCTACGACCTGCTGCAGATCAGCGACGCGTATGCTCGCAACTGCAGCGGGCTGTTTAGCCTTGAGATGTGGGGCGGAGCAACCTTCGATTCGTCGATGCGGTTCCTGAAGGAATGCCCATGGCAACGACTCGCCGATATGCGAGAACGCATTCCGAACATTCTGACTCAGATGCTGCTGCGAGCTTCCAGCGCTTTGGGCTACACCAACTATGCCGACAACGTGGTTGCCGCGTGCGTGAAGGAAGCTGCCGATTGCGGCATGGATCTGTTCCGAGTCTTCGATGCGTTGAACTTCGTGCCTAACATGAAGGTGGCCATGGAGTCCGTGATTGAATCGGGCATGTTGTGCGAAGCCAGCATCTGTTACAGCGGCGACCTCACCAACCCACACCGCACGAAGTACGACATGAATTACTATGTCGGCCTGGCCAAAGAACTGGAAAAAATGGGTGCTCACATTCTGGCCATCAAAGACATGGCCGGACTGTGCAAACCAGCCGCCGCGTCCGCATTGGTGAAGACTTTGCGAGAAGAAGTCGGGATCCCGGTCCACTTTCACACTCACGACACGGCTGGCATTCAGGCCGCGTCGATTTTGGAAGGCAGCAAAGTTGGCCTGGATATCGCCGACGCCGCCATGGCACCAATGTCTGGCGGCACATCGCAGCCAAACCTCAACACCGTCGTCGAAATGCTGCGTCACGGTGATCGTGATACCGAACTGAATTCTGATGCTCTGGACGAAGTCGCCGAATACTGGCGAGCGACACGCGAGTTCTACACACCGTTCGAAAGTCAGGTGCTGCCCGCAACGGCTGACCTGTATCACCACGAAATGCCGGGCGGTCAGTACACCAACCTGTTTCAACAGGCGCGAGCTCTCGGGCTGGCCGACCGATGGGCAGAAGTCTGTCGAGTGTACGCCGGCGTGAATCAGTTGTTCGGCGACATCGTAAAGGTCACTCCGACCAGCAAAGCCGTCGGCGATATGGCACTGTTTATGGTGGCCAACGAAATGAGCAACGAGGACGTTTTGAATCCTGATCGAGACGTCGCGTTTCCAGCCAGCGTGATCGATCTGATCAGCGGTGGCATGGGCCAGCCACCAGGTGGCTTTCCCGAGGCCGTCAAAAAGCGAGTGCTCCTTGGCAAAGATGAATTCAAGGGCCGCCCCGGTGAAACTCTACCGCCCGCCGACTTCGATGCTGCTCGAGCCAAGGTGAAAGAGATCCTGCACCGCGAACCGCTGGAACGCGAAGTCGTCAGCTGGTTGCTGTACGAACGCGTGTTTGAAGATTTCGCGGCTCATCAGGCACAGTTCGGCGACGTCGGCATCCTGCCCACGCCTAACTTCTTCTACGGTCTGGAACCGGGCGAAGAAATCGCGATCGACATTGAGGAAGGCAAGACGCTGATCATCCGCTTCCTCACTATCGGCACGCCTCACGCCGACGGCACACGCACCGTTTTCTTCGAACTAAACGGCCAGCCTCGCGAAGTGACGGTTGTCGATCACAGTCTGGAAACGGACATCGTCAAAGCTGCCAAAGCAGACCCGGCAAACAGAAACCATGTCGGTTCAACCATGCCCGGCATGGTCGTCGCCGTCGCTGTCCAAGCGGGCGACAACGTCAAGAAGGGGCAGAAGTTGATGACACTGGAAGCCATGAAAATGGAAACCATGATCAACGCGGAAAAAGACGGCAAAGTGGCAGAAGTCCACGTGAAATCCGGCAGCCAGGTTGAGACTGGCGATTTGCTGGTTGTGATTGAGTAG